GGCGTCCGTGGTGCCGTACTCGCCGGTGATGATGGCCCGGCCGCCCCCCTCGATGAAGCGCACGAGCCCGGCGGCCGTCGGCTCATCGAGATAGACGACATTGGGCACCAGCAGCGTGCGCGTGGGCCCGAGGCCGTCTTCGCGCAGATCGGAGGCGACGACAACCTCGTGCGGGATGCCCGCGGCGAGCAGCGCCTCGGCGAGGGCCTGGTCGTTCTGAAGCCGGTAGCTCTGCATCTGCTCGAGGGTCGAATGGAAGATCGCCACCTCGGCGGCCGGCCGGGAGGTGGCGTAGAGGTCCTCATTGGCCCTCAGGAAGCCGTAGGAGCGCTTCAGCTCGGCGTAGATGCGCTGGTTGAAGGGATCGCTCATGTCGGTGATTGGGAGCGAGGGGAAGAGGTTGTAGCACGGGATGTAGGTGCCGTCGGTGGCGGCGGCTTCGGCGACCGCCAGGGCGAACTCCTCGGCGATGGGGGAGGAAGGGAAGAAGTAGGCGTGCATCCCCTCGTTCCAGGTGCGCTGCCCGCGGTCGCTGCCGATACGCTCGGGCAGGTAGGCCAGGATGCCCGTGGGGTGGCCGTGCGAGGCGGCCAGGCCCACCTTGTAGCGGTACATGTTGTTCTCGAAGGGCGGGTGACTCATCGTCTCGTAGAAGACCAGGTCCACGGCCCCGGCCTCGATGGCGCCCATGCCGCCGGCGGCGCTGCCCAGGTTCGGGCAGTTCAGCAGCGACGGCTGGTGGGAGCGGTCGAACTGCTGCAGCATCCGGTGGTAGTCGGTGAGGCTGTCGGCGGTGAAAGCGCGGGCAGCGGCGGCCAGCGGGCTGGCACTGACTGAGGGCATGTCCTCGCCGGGATCCATCCCGCGCGCCTTCGCCCACTGCTTCCAGGCCGCGACCGTCGCCGGGTTGTGGTCATCGCCGGGCCAGAAGGCATTGTCGTAGAAGATGGCGGCCACGTCGGGCAGGCCCCAGACCTTGCGGGTGCGCTCGCGCACGTACTCGGGCCAGGCGGGCTGGTAGAGCGATCCGTAGCGCCGGACCGGGTTGCTATAGGCCAGGAACTCCGTGCCGTCGGCCTTCAGGACCACGGCATCCTTGAGCTGGGGGCTGCGCGCGATCTCCGCCGTTGTGACCGTGCGACTGCAGACATACGGCATGTAGCGCAGGCCGTGCTGGCGCGCGTACTCGGCGGTCTCGGGGGAGTCGAAGCTGCCCCCGTGCAGGAGGGTCTGGTCAGCCTGCAGGAAGAGGTCCACAAGCTTGCGGTCGGCCCGGGAATAGTGCAGGCACCAGCGCAAGCGGCCCCGCTGCGCCCAGTCCGGTAGTTCGCGGTGTTCGGTCCAGTGGGCCTGCGCCAGGGCGGGCAGGAGTATGGTCAGCATGATGGCAGTTCGTCGCAGCATCACAGCCTCCTACGGTGGTGGGCCTATCCGGTGAGCATGAGCATGGCGACGTGACGGCCGCAGGTGGGCCCATCGCGGCGCCAGGAGAAGAGCGGCGCCGGGCCGCAACGGGTGCAGTCGGGCAGCCGCCGGATATGTGCCGGTGGGACTCCCGAACGTTCCAACAGGGCCACGTTCAGGGCCAGCAGATCGAGGTGCACAGCGCCGCCATCGCGGTCGGTGACCGCTCCCACGTCCCCCAATTCCAGGGTCTCTCCCACATCCCCCAGTTCCAGGACCGCTCCCACATCCCCCAATCCCAGGGTCTCGACGGCCGCCAGCACCTCGGGGCCGACCGGGTAGCACTCCGCCCCGATGCACGGGCCGACGAGGGCCTGCATTCGCTCGGGCGGGGCGCCGAACTCGCGGTGCAGGGCGCCCACGATCGAGGCGGCCATGTCGGCCACGGTGCCGCGCCAGCCGGCATGGGCCACGCCGCCGCAGAGGGGCTCGGGACAGTAGAGGACGATGGGGCAGCAGTCGGCGTAGAAGAGGGTGAGGGCGAGGGCGGGCTCGGCGGTGATGAGGGCGTCGCACCCCGGGTAGTACGGGTAGCCGTGGAAGCTCGGCAACGCAGACAGATCGGCTTGGTGGGCCACGGCGACGCCGGGACCGTGGACCTGTTGGGCGAAGACGAGGTAAGGCGACGGCTGCGGGCAGGAAAGCCCGCGCTCCAACGGCGACGGCTGCGGGCAGGATGCCCGCGGTCCCAGTAACGGCGACGACAGCTCCTCCAGGGCGCGGTGGCGGAGGGCGTCTACAGTGGCGGGATCGGCCTGCGGCGTGCGGCCCATGTTGTAGCCGGACCATGGGACGGCGGGGTCATAGGGACCGCGCCGGGTGACGCCGGCGGCCGCGCCGGGCCAGCCGCGCTCGAGGTGAAGCCAGAGGTCGGCGGTCATGGCGTCCTGCCGTTGGTGTTCAACTGCGGGACCTGGTCCGGTGGGAAGTAGCAGATGAAGCCGTAGTCAGCCAGGCCGCAGAGGAGGCCGTGGTCGCGCGGGGCGGCAGCACCCAACGTGGCGGCCGTGCAGGAGTAGAGCGGGGGGAAGAGCGGGTTGGGGATGCCATCGGTGGAGGCCAGCATGGGAGCGGGGTAGTACTGGCGGGGCCGGGTGGCGGCGAAGACGTAGTAGCCGGCACGGGTGCCCAGCAGGAAGTTCCAGGACTCGCCGAGGAGGCTCAGGGGCTCGATGTAGCCCGGCCCCAGGACGCCGGCATCCAGGGCGTCCTCTTCGGTGGTGCGCCCTCGCTTGCCGACGTAGACCGCGAGGCGCACGCCCTTGAGGAACAGCGGCATGCCCATGCCCTTGGCGGCCTCGTTCTCGTAGTAGGTCAGGCCGCCAGCGGGCAGGACGAAGCGGGGGCCGGTGTAGGACGGATCGCCGGCCTGCACGCCCGGCGGCAGCAAGTCGCCGACGAACAGGTCGGGGTCGCCATCGCCATCGTAGTCGGAGAGGGCAATGGCGCTGAGGCCCTGGGCGCGGATGTCATTGCCGCCGATGCGCATCAGCCCGGCGGGCCGCAGGCCGCCCTGGTTCAGATACATCTCGACATTGCCAGAAGCGCCGCCGAGGGCGAGGTCGCTGACGCCGTCGCCGCTCAGGTCAGTCAGGCGCGGCCAGGAGTAGCCGGCGGGCATCGTCGCGCCGGCGCGAGCGACGATGGGGCCATCGGCGCCGACTACCGTCTGGGCGGCCTCAAAGCAGCCGTCGGCGCGTCCGAGGAAGAGACGAACCAGGCCATCCTCGGAACCACTGACGATGTCGGTACGGCCGTCGGCGTTCCAGTCGCAGGTGGTGGGGGCAGCGCAACGGCCGACATCCAGCGGCACCTGCCGGGCCTGGAGATAGCCCTGGAAGACGGGTCCGGCCGCCTCGCGGGCAAAGATGGCGACGAAGCCCGCACGGCAGCCGAGGAGTAGCTCCAGCTTGCCGTCACCGTTGACATCCTGCAGACGCGGGCAGAGGTAGGTCAGGGCTTCGCCCGGTTGGGCCTGCAGCGGCGGGCGGGCGAGCGACTGCGGGGCGGCGAGGCCCTCGCGCCGGCCGCGCACGAAGAGGACCTGGCCGGTCATGTCGGTGAGCAACAGGTCGTGGCGCCCGTCACCGTCCCAATCGCCGGCGCAGACGCGGGCGCGGCGGCCGGCCTGCAGGGGCTGCCCACCGGCCCCCAGCAGCACCGGGTCGGCCAGGCGGAGGGGATCGGCCTGACGGCACTCGACCCACCACACGCGACCCTCCTCGTCGCCGAGGAGCAGGTCCAGGTCGCCATCGCCATCCAGATCGAAGGCGCAGGGAGCGAGGTGGCGGGAAGCGATGGACTGGGCCAGCGTGCGGTCGGACTCGGTTCGGAGTATCTGGCCGGGGTGCAGGCCGCCCTTGCGGCTGTAGAAGTAGACCTCCCCCGCAGCGCCCAGGAGCAGGTCGGCGACGCCATCGTGGTTGAGGTCGGCCAGCTCGGGGGACATCTGCAGGCGACTGAGGCGCCCGGCGGCGAAGGAGAACTCGGCGGCGAGCATGGCCCGCGGCGCCTCGAAGATGCTCTCGGAGCGGCGGTAGAGGATGAGGTCCCCATAGGCCGAGCCCACGAGCAGATCGGGGCGGCCGTCGCTGTCGTAGTCGCCACAGGTGAGGTCGGCGCAATCGCCGGCGGTCAGGTTGCCCTGAACCTGCAGCAGCGCGGGGCCCTCCAGGTAGGGGAGCGGACCGTGGGCGAGGAGACGCTCGAAGTCCTGCGCGCAGGCGCCAGCGCAGATGAACAGCACGGAGATGAGGAGAGGTGATCGCATGGATGGGATAGGCGCGACGGCATATCACGGGCGCGCCGACGCCCGGGGCGGACGCGCGAGGAAAACTTCGCTGCCGCCGGCGCCAGACCTCCCGCGGGCGAGGCAGGACAGGGCGCAGGAGATGTTGAGTCACACGGGAAAAAGTGCTTGACTCATCGCGAGGCGATCTGTATAGTTACCGCTCTGTGCGCGGGGGTTTGACGTTACGGTGGAGTGCGGTGGCGGGTGAGAAAAGTCGGCGCACGCCCTTGACAGCAGCAGTGAAGCATGGTATGTTCAGCGTCCCCGCGGTGGGCGGAGGCGGCGAGGCGCGAGTGGGGCAGACGGCGCTGAAGAAAGCTGTTGACAGGAGCGCCGGGGTCTGGTAAAGTTAGTCTCCCGATGGGGAACAGGGCGATCTTTGACAACTAAATAGCGTGCTTGAAACATAGCCAGTTGACTGACAGTGATCGAGCCCTCCGGCGCAGGACTGAGTGCCTGCGTACGGAGACCACGTTTTTTCGATGGAGAGTTTGATCCTGGCTCAGGACGAACGCTGGCGGCGTGCTTAATGAATGCGAGTCGAGCGAGAACCAGTTGCGTGCTTGCA
Above is a window of bacterium DNA encoding:
- a CDS encoding polyphenol oxidase family protein; its protein translation is MTADLWLHLERGWPGAAAGVTRRGPYDPAVPWSGYNMGRTPQADPATVDALRHRALEELSSPLLGPRASCPQPSPLERGLSCPQPSPYLVFAQQVHGPGVAVAHQADLSALPSFHGYPYYPGCDALITAEPALALTLFYADCCPIVLYCPEPLCGGVAHAGWRGTVADMAASIVGALHREFGAPPERMQALVGPCIGAECYPVGPEVLAAVETLGLGDVGAVLELGDVGETLELGDVGAVTDRDGGAVHLDLLALNVALLERSGVPPAHIRRLPDCTRCGPAPLFSWRRDGPTCGRHVAMLMLTG
- a CDS encoding VCBS repeat-containing protein; translated protein: MRSPLLISVLFICAGACAQDFERLLAHGPLPYLEGPALLQVQGNLTAGDCADLTCGDYDSDGRPDLLVGSAYGDLILYRRSESIFEAPRAMLAAEFSFAAGRLSRLQMSPELADLNHDGVADLLLGAAGEVYFYSRKGGLHPGQILRTESDRTLAQSIASRHLAPCAFDLDGDGDLDLLLGDEEGRVWWVECRQADPLRLADPVLLGAGGQPLQAGRRARVCAGDWDGDGRHDLLLTDMTGQVLFVRGRREGLAAPQSLARPPLQAQPGEALTYLCPRLQDVNGDGKLELLLGCRAGFVAIFAREAAGPVFQGYLQARQVPLDVGRCAAPTTCDWNADGRTDIVSGSEDGLVRLFLGRADGCFEAAQTVVGADGPIVARAGATMPAGYSWPRLTDLSGDGVSDLALGGASGNVEMYLNQGGLRPAGLMRIGGNDIRAQGLSAIALSDYDGDGDPDLFVGDLLPPGVQAGDPSYTGPRFVLPAGGLTYYENEAAKGMGMPLFLKGVRLAVYVGKRGRTTEEDALDAGVLGPGYIEPLSLLGESWNFLLGTRAGYYVFAATRPRQYYPAPMLASTDGIPNPLFPPLYSCTAATLGAAAPRDHGLLCGLADYGFICYFPPDQVPQLNTNGRTP